One window of the Streptomyces sp. NBC_00259 genome contains the following:
- a CDS encoding DNA polymerase Y family protein has product MTTERGGERVRPGPPGTTVLYVRFRGAGGGPPDGAAYAGLLGLLAAFTPVVEAVGQDGALVDVRGALRYFGRDAAGLAALIRVRALALYGVDCVIGAGPSPLLARMAAREAGPGTTLVVGDVADFLAGRPVAALHGVGPSTARALCGYGLDTVDRVAAAPLAVLQRILGARAGREVYEKAHGIDRTRVVPNAAARSVAAERTFPRDELDRDRHRRALLSLAGELGAQMRGEGQVCRSLTLTVRYADRTTTTKSRALAEPTAHSAALTGAAYRLLDALGLQRARVRALALRAEGLVPAERAAHQLTFDPADEKARRLEAVADRARAKYGPRAVIPGSLAA; this is encoded by the coding sequence ATGACGACGGAGCGCGGGGGCGAGCGGGTCAGGCCGGGGCCGCCCGGGACGACCGTTCTGTACGTGCGCTTCCGGGGGGCCGGCGGAGGTCCGCCCGACGGGGCCGCCTACGCGGGACTGCTCGGGCTGCTCGCGGCGTTCACGCCGGTCGTGGAAGCGGTCGGGCAGGACGGCGCGCTCGTCGATGTGCGGGGCGCGCTGCGGTACTTCGGCCGGGACGCCGCCGGGCTCGCCGCGCTGATACGGGTACGGGCCCTCGCCCTGTACGGCGTGGACTGCGTGATCGGGGCCGGGCCCAGTCCGCTGCTCGCCCGGATGGCGGCGCGGGAGGCCGGGCCGGGCACGACACTGGTCGTGGGCGACGTGGCGGATTTCCTCGCCGGGCGCCCGGTCGCCGCACTGCACGGTGTCGGCCCCTCGACGGCCCGCGCCCTCTGCGGCTACGGGCTCGACACCGTCGACCGGGTCGCCGCCGCACCCCTCGCCGTACTCCAGCGGATCCTCGGCGCCCGCGCCGGGCGTGAGGTGTACGAGAAGGCCCACGGCATCGACCGCACCCGGGTCGTCCCGAACGCGGCCGCCCGCTCCGTCGCCGCCGAACGCACCTTTCCCCGCGACGAGCTGGACCGTGACCGGCACCGTCGCGCCCTGCTCTCGCTCGCCGGGGAACTGGGCGCGCAGATGCGCGGCGAGGGCCAGGTGTGCCGTTCCCTGACGCTCACCGTGCGCTACGCCGACCGCACCACGACCACCAAGTCCCGTGCCCTGGCCGAGCCGACCGCCCACTCCGCGGCGCTCACCGGCGCCGCGTACCGGCTGCTGGACGCGCTCGGCCTGCAGCGCGCCCGGGTGCGCGCCCTCGCACTGCGCGCCGAAGGGCTGGTCCCCGCCGAGCGGGCAGCACACCAGCTCACCTTCGACCCGGCCGACGAGAAGGCCCGCCGCCTGGAGGCGGTGGCCGACCGGGCCCGCGCCAAGTACGGCCCACGGGCGGTCATTCCGGGCTCGCTCGCCGCGTAA
- a CDS encoding S1 family peptidase, with the protein MNHRRIPKRRAAMAGGAVVALVAAGVTLQTANASEEKPAFTVKQLSASAAGNLASTLGKDLGVDAAGAYYDADAKALVMNVVDEAAAESVRKAGGKARIVEHTLAELKTARQTLTERATIPGTSWATDPVTNKVVVTADRTVKGANLTKLQEVVKGLGAKAELKKTAGEFKPFIAGGDAIHSGGGRCSLGFNVVKDGEPHFITAGHCGETGSEWSESAGGPAIGSMVDSQFPENDFALVKYSGDTEHPSAVDLYNGSTQEITKAGEATVGMQVSRSGSTTQVHEGEVTGLDATVNYGNGQIVNGLIQTTVCAEPGDSGGSLFAGDTAIGLTSGGSGDCSSGGETFFQPVTEALQVFGAEIG; encoded by the coding sequence GGAGTCACCTTGCAGACTGCGAACGCCAGCGAGGAGAAGCCCGCGTTCACCGTCAAGCAGCTGTCGGCGTCGGCGGCCGGAAATCTCGCCTCGACGCTCGGTAAGGACCTGGGCGTCGACGCGGCCGGCGCGTACTACGACGCCGACGCCAAGGCGCTCGTGATGAATGTGGTGGACGAGGCGGCCGCCGAGTCCGTGCGCAAGGCCGGAGGCAAGGCCAGAATCGTCGAGCACACGCTCGCCGAGCTGAAGACCGCCCGGCAGACCCTCACCGAGCGCGCCACCATCCCCGGCACGTCCTGGGCCACCGACCCGGTGACCAACAAGGTGGTCGTCACGGCCGACCGTACGGTCAAGGGCGCGAACCTGACGAAGCTCCAGGAGGTCGTGAAGGGCCTCGGCGCGAAGGCGGAACTGAAGAAGACGGCGGGGGAGTTCAAGCCCTTCATCGCCGGTGGTGACGCCATCCACAGCGGCGGCGGCCGCTGTTCGCTCGGCTTCAACGTCGTCAAGGACGGCGAGCCGCACTTCATCACGGCGGGTCACTGCGGTGAGACCGGCAGCGAGTGGTCCGAGTCCGCCGGCGGCCCGGCGATCGGCAGCATGGTCGACTCGCAGTTCCCCGAGAACGACTTCGCGCTCGTCAAGTACAGCGGCGACACCGAGCACCCCAGCGCGGTGGACCTCTACAACGGCAGCACGCAGGAGATCACCAAGGCGGGCGAGGCGACCGTCGGCATGCAGGTGTCCCGCAGCGGCTCGACCACGCAGGTGCACGAGGGCGAGGTCACCGGTCTCGACGCCACCGTGAACTACGGCAACGGCCAGATCGTCAACGGGCTCATCCAGACGACGGTCTGCGCCGAGCCCGGCGACAGCGGCGGCTCGCTCTTCGCGGGCGACACCGCGATCGGTCTGACCTCGGGCGGCAGCGGTGACTGCTCCTCGGGCGGCGAGACGTTCTTCCAGCCGGTGACGGAGGCGCTGCAGGTCTTCGGCGCCGAGATCGGCTGA
- a CDS encoding DNA polymerase III subunit alpha produces the protein MSQEVRVPGFTHLHTVSGFSVRYGASHPERLVERAAERGMGALALTDRDTVAGAVRFAKACVKAGVRPLFGADLAVRERAEGADGTGRRRTPVRGGAFIDESAPRVTFLARDGAAGWAELCRLITAAHAGTDRPALGRDALDGGPAGLTVLLGPDSEVGRALAAGRPDRAARLLAPWRERYGDALRLEAVHHGTGGTGPGSLRLAARTVGFAAEQGVRAVLSNAVRYADPDQGPVADVLDAARRLVPVDPSRGLDSGERWLKGADDMSRTAERVVEAAGLRRDAAHRLLAVTEETAAECLVDPGDGLGMGYAYYPEPRLVGAGRRTAQRVLASRAAAGMVLRGYDRRPDAREYWERMRSELDIIDFHGNATYFLTVAQVVDDTRDMGIRVAARGSGAGSLVNHLLGIAHADPVEQRLLMERFLSKRRFALPDIDIDVESARRLEVYRAIIDRFGEERVATVAMPETYRVRHAIRDVGAALSMDPAEIDRLAKAFPHIRARDARAAMEELPELREVAKEKGGHHRLWELVEALDALPRGVAMHPCGVLISDSSLLRRTPVMPTSGEGFPMSQFDKDDVEDLGLLKLDVLGVRMQSAMAHAVAEVARATGERIDLDDPGQVPPGDPATYQLVRSAETLGCFQIESPGQRDLVGRLQPANFHDLVVDISLFRPGPVAADMVRPFIEARHGRAPVRFPHSDLAGPLGETYGVVVFHEQIIEMVNILTGCGRDEADRVRRGLSDPESQERIKVWFARQAERKGYAAEVIARAWEIIEAFGSYGFCKAHAVAFAVPTYQSAWLKAHHPAAFYAGLLTHDPGMYPKRLLLADARRRGVPVLPLDVNRSAVAYQIELVSGEKWGIRLALADVHGISETEAARIEAGRPYTSLLDFWERARPARPVAERLAQVGALDEFGGNRRDLLLHLAELHRTQRGLASHGGQLPLGGGRRTASVGLPDLSEAERLSAELGVLGMDASRHLMADHHAFLDELGAIPARRLRDVEHGATVLVAGAKAATQTPPIRSGRRVVFTTLDDGTGLVDLAFFDDSHEACAHTVFHSWLLLVRGVVQRRGPRSLSVVGSAAWNLADLIEIRRTGGLDAVAERLTTTDPDEPTAPAAGRSIRMSTGYELNAWADLRPAGEGAAPARKLWHQSPGSAG, from the coding sequence TTGAGCCAGGAGGTGCGGGTGCCCGGTTTCACGCATCTGCACACCGTGTCCGGATTCTCCGTGCGGTACGGGGCCTCGCATCCGGAACGGCTGGTCGAGCGCGCCGCCGAGCGGGGGATGGGGGCCCTCGCGCTGACCGACCGCGACACGGTCGCGGGGGCGGTCCGCTTCGCCAAGGCCTGCGTCAAGGCGGGGGTGCGGCCGCTGTTCGGGGCCGATCTCGCCGTACGGGAGCGGGCCGAGGGGGCGGACGGAACCGGCCGCCGGCGCACTCCGGTGCGAGGCGGGGCCTTCATCGACGAGTCCGCGCCGCGCGTCACCTTCCTCGCTCGCGACGGCGCCGCCGGCTGGGCGGAACTCTGTCGGCTGATCACCGCCGCCCACGCCGGCACCGACCGGCCCGCCCTCGGACGGGACGCCCTGGACGGCGGCCCCGCCGGGCTCACCGTGCTGCTCGGACCCGACTCCGAGGTGGGCAGGGCGCTGGCCGCGGGCCGCCCCGACCGGGCCGCCCGGCTGCTCGCGCCCTGGCGGGAGCGGTACGGCGACGCGCTGCGTCTCGAAGCCGTGCACCACGGGACCGGGGGCACCGGCCCCGGCTCGCTGCGGCTCGCCGCCCGTACCGTCGGCTTCGCCGCCGAGCAGGGCGTACGGGCCGTGCTCAGCAACGCCGTGCGGTACGCCGACCCGGATCAGGGCCCCGTCGCCGATGTCCTGGACGCGGCCCGCAGGCTCGTTCCCGTCGACCCGTCCAGGGGGCTCGACAGCGGTGAGCGCTGGCTCAAGGGCGCGGACGACATGTCCCGTACGGCCGAGCGGGTCGTCGAGGCCGCCGGTCTGCGGCGTGACGCCGCGCACCGGCTGCTCGCCGTCACCGAGGAGACCGCCGCCGAGTGTCTCGTCGACCCGGGGGACGGCCTGGGCATGGGCTACGCCTACTACCCGGAGCCGCGTCTCGTCGGTGCCGGCCGGCGCACCGCCCAGCGCGTCCTCGCCTCCCGCGCCGCCGCCGGCATGGTGCTGCGCGGCTACGACCGGAGGCCCGACGCCCGGGAGTACTGGGAGCGGATGCGCTCCGAGCTGGACATCATCGACTTCCACGGAAACGCCACCTACTTCCTGACGGTCGCTCAGGTCGTCGACGACACAAGGGACATGGGCATCCGGGTCGCCGCGCGCGGCTCCGGCGCCGGCTCCCTGGTCAACCATCTGCTCGGCATCGCGCACGCCGACCCGGTCGAGCAGCGTCTGCTGATGGAGCGCTTCCTGTCCAAGCGCCGGTTCGCGCTGCCCGACATCGACATCGACGTCGAGTCCGCACGCCGGCTGGAGGTCTATCGCGCGATCATCGACCGCTTCGGCGAGGAGCGGGTCGCGACCGTCGCCATGCCCGAGACCTACCGGGTGCGGCACGCGATCCGGGACGTGGGCGCCGCGCTGAGCATGGACCCGGCCGAGATCGACCGGCTCGCCAAGGCCTTCCCGCACATCCGGGCCCGCGACGCCCGCGCGGCGATGGAGGAACTGCCCGAACTGCGCGAGGTGGCGAAGGAGAAGGGCGGACACCACAGGCTGTGGGAACTGGTCGAGGCGCTGGACGCGCTGCCGCGCGGTGTCGCCATGCACCCCTGCGGGGTGCTCATCTCGGACTCCTCGCTGCTGCGGCGTACGCCCGTGATGCCGACCAGCGGTGAGGGCTTTCCCATGTCTCAGTTCGACAAGGACGACGTCGAGGACCTCGGGCTGCTCAAACTCGACGTGCTGGGCGTGCGGATGCAGTCCGCGATGGCGCACGCCGTCGCCGAGGTCGCGCGGGCGACGGGTGAGCGGATCGACCTGGACGACCCGGGGCAGGTGCCGCCGGGTGACCCGGCGACGTACCAGCTCGTCCGTTCCGCCGAGACGCTCGGCTGCTTCCAGATCGAGTCGCCGGGCCAGCGCGATCTCGTCGGCAGGCTGCAGCCCGCGAACTTCCACGATCTGGTCGTCGACATCTCGCTGTTCCGGCCGGGGCCGGTCGCGGCGGACATGGTGCGGCCGTTCATCGAGGCCCGGCACGGACGGGCACCGGTCCGCTTCCCGCACTCGGACCTGGCCGGGCCGCTGGGGGAGACGTACGGGGTCGTCGTCTTCCACGAGCAGATCATCGAGATGGTGAACATCCTGACCGGCTGCGGCAGGGACGAGGCCGACCGGGTGCGCCGCGGGCTCTCCGACCCGGAGTCGCAGGAACGGATCAAGGTGTGGTTCGCCCGGCAGGCGGAACGGAAGGGGTACGCGGCCGAAGTGATCGCGCGGGCCTGGGAGATCATCGAGGCGTTCGGCTCGTACGGCTTCTGCAAGGCGCACGCGGTCGCCTTCGCCGTACCGACATACCAGTCGGCGTGGCTCAAGGCGCACCATCCGGCGGCCTTCTACGCCGGGCTGCTCACGCACGATCCCGGGATGTACCCGAAGCGGCTGCTGCTGGCGGACGCGCGACGGCGGGGAGTGCCGGTGCTTCCGCTGGATGTGAACCGGTCGGCGGTCGCCTATCAGATCGAACTGGTGTCTGGCGAAAAGTGGGGCATACGGCTCGCGCTCGCCGATGTTCATGGCATCAGCGAGACGGAAGCGGCACGGATCGAGGCGGGGCGGCCGTATACGTCCCTGCTGGACTTCTGGGAGCGGGCGCGGCCGGCGCGGCCGGTCGCCGAACGGCTCGCGCAGGTCGGCGCGCTGGACGAATTCGGCGGGAACCGCCGCGACCTGCTGCTGCACCTCGCCGAACTCCACCGTACGCAGCGGGGCCTGGCCTCCCACGGCGGCCAGCTCCCGCTCGGCGGCGGCCGCAGGACCGCGTCCGTCGGGCTGCCCGACCTCAGCGAGGCCGAACGGCTCAGCGCCGAGCTGGGCGTCCTCGGCATGGACGCGTCCCGCCATCTGATGGCGGACCACCACGCCTTCCTCGACGAGCTCGGCGCGATCCCCGCGCGGCGGCTGCGCGATGTCGAACACGGTGCGACGGTGCTGGTCGCGGGCGCCAAGGCGGCCACCCAGACCCCGCCGATCCGCTCCGGGCGGCGGGTCGTCTTCACCACCCTGGACGACGGCACGGGCCTGGTGGACCTCGCCTTCTTCGACGACAGCCACGAGGCGTGCGCCCACACCGTCTTCCACTCCTGGCTGTTGCTGGTCCGCGGGGTCGTCCAGCGCCGCGGCCCGCGCAGCCTCAGCGTGGTCGGCTCCGCCGCGTGGAACCTCGCGGACCTGATCGAGATCCGGCGCACCGGCGGCCTGGACGCGGTGGCCGAGCGGCTCACCACGACCGACCCGGACGAGCCCACCGCTCCGGCCGCCGGCCGCAGCATCCGGATGTCCACCGGCTACGAGCTGAACGCCTGGGCGGACCTCCGCCCCGCGGGCGAAGGGGCCGCGCCGGCAAGGAAGTTGTGGCACCAGAGTCCGGGGAGTGCGGGATGA